TTTCCTGTATTTAAAATGAAGAGGAGGAGTGATAAGTGAAAAGGAAAAATTTTGAATTTCCAACAGCATATACAGTATTATTTTTAATTTTAATTTTGGTAACAGTATTAACTCATATTATACCAGCAGGGAAATATGATAGACTATCCTATCAACAGGACACAAAAGAGTTTGTGATAGAGAAATATGGAAATGAAAATATAACTTTAGAAGCAACACAAGAAAATTTAGATAAATTAGATATTAAAATAGATGTAAATAAATTCATAGATGGCACAATAAAAAAACCTATGGCTATTCCTAATACCTATGTTAAGTTAGATGGAAAATCACAAGGTTTAGAAGAGTTAATAGAAGCACCAATTTCAGGTATAGCTGAATCAATAGATATAATAATATTTGTTCTTGTATTAGGAGGTATAGTTGGTATAGTAAATAAGACAGGAACATTTAGTATAGCAATGAAAGCTATATCACAAAAGACAAAGGGAAGGGAATTTTCACTTGTTATAATAAGTTTCATCTTCTTTGCAGCAGGAGGAACAATATTTGGATTTTGGGAGGAAACAATACCTTTCTATTCAATATTAATGCCATTGTTTTTAATAAATAATTTTGATCCATTAGTTCCAATGGCAACTATATTTTTAGGCTCAGCAGTAGGTTGTATGTTTTCAACAGTGAATCCTTTTTCAACTATAATTGCTTCAAATGCAGCAGGAATATCATTTAATGAAGGATTGAGGTTCAGATTTGTAGCTTTAATAGTATTTTCAATAATATCATTGGTTTATATATACAGATATATCAAAAAAATAAAAGAAAATCCTGAAAAATCTCTTGTTATAGAAGAACAAAAAGAAATTAAAGAAAAATTTTTAAAGGATTATAGTCAAGAAAATGATGTTAAATTTAATTGGAGAAAAAAAATAATATTATTTTTATTTCTTTTTCAATTTATAGTTATGATTTGGGGAGTTTCTTCATTGGGTTGGTGGTTTCAAGAAGTGGCTGCAATGTTCTTTGGAGTTGCAATAATTATTATGCTTTTATCAGGTCTTAGTGAAAAAGAAGGAGTTAATGGCTTTATTTCAGGAGCTTCAGAAGTTGTTGGAGTAGCTTTAATTATAGGTCTAGCAAGAGCAATTAATATTATAATGGAAAATGGTATGATTTCAGATACTTTACTCTTCTATTCATCAAATGTAGTTGCAGAAATGGGTAAAGGTTTTTTTGCAATAGTGATGTTACTTGTTTTTGCATTTTTGGGAATATTTATTCCGTCAACATCAGGTTTAGCAGTATTATCTATGCCAATACTTGCTCCACTTGCAGACACAGTAGGACTATCAAGAGCAGTAGTAGTTGATGCTTTCACTTGGGGACAAGGAATAATATTATTTATTACACCAACAGGTCTAATATTTGTTGTATTACAAATAGTGGGAATACCTTATAATAAATGGTTAAAATTTGTTATGCCACTTTTAATAATTATAGCAGTATTAGTAATTATTATCCTATATGTAATGTCAGTGTTTTTTAGATAAATATAAAATTTATATATAAAAAACCCTTACGCCTCTAAGAGAATTGTAAGGGCTTTTTTTAATTATTTTCTATTTTTAAAGCTCTAAATGAATTTAAAACAGCTAGTATGGTTACACCTGTATCAGCAAAAACTGCCATCCACATATCAGCTATTCCAAGAGCACTTAAAATAAGTACAATAGCTTTTATACCAAAAGCCAAAGTAATATTTTGCATAGCAATCTTCATAGTTCTTTTAGAACTTTTAATAGCAGTTACAATTTTACTAGGTTCATCAGTCATAATAACAACATCAGCAGCTTCTATGGCAGCATCAGATCCCATAGCTCCCATAGCAATTCCAACATCTGCTCTTGCAAGTACAGGAGCATCGTTTATTCCATCACCAACAAAAACTACATCTCCTTTGGATTTTTTATTTTCTATTATTTCTTCAAATTTACTTACTTTATCCTGAGGTAAAAGATTAGTGTAAACCTCATCTAAACCTAAATCTTTTCCAACTTTTTTACTAACTTTTTCTAAATCACCAGTAAGCATAATAGTTTTTTTTATGCCTATATCTTTTAAATCTTTTATAGTTTTTTTAGAATCTTTCTTTAATTCATCTGAGATAACTATATATCCAGCAAATTTATTATCAATTTCAACATAAAGTATAGTTCCTATATCATCAATAGAAATATCTTTTGGAATATTTATTAATTTTTCATTTCCTACAAGTATTTTTCTATTATCAATAACAGCTTCTATACCTTTACCAGAAATTTCTTTTATACTATTAATAGAATTTGTATCAATTTCTTTATTATAGTATTTTTGTATAGATTTTGATATAGGGTGGTTAGAACCTGATTCAGTAGCAGCAACAAGAGAAATAAATTTATCCTCATCTATATTTTTATCAAGAACTACAACTTTTTGGACATTAAACACTCCCTTAGTCAATGTTCCAGTTTTATCAAAAACTACTGTATCAACCTTTGATAGTGCTTCTAAATAGTTTCCACCTTTTATTAAAACTCCTGCTCTTGAAGCTGCACCTATCCCACTGAAAAAGCTCAAAGGAACAGAGATTACAAAAGCACAAGGGCAAGATACAACTAAAAATGATAAGGCTCTAAATATCCAAACTCTAAAATTGTATTCTCCACTTATAATTGGAGGAAGAATAGCAAGTAATACTGCTAAACCTATAACTATTGGAGTATATATTTTAGAAAATCTTGTTATTAATCTTTCAGATTTTGACTTCTTAGCCGAGGCATTTTCTACTAAATCTAAAACTTTATTAACTGTTGAATCAAAATATTCTTTTGTAACCTCTGCTATAATTAAACCATTTATATTTATACAACCACTTAATATATTTGCTCCTTCCCTTACTTCAACTGGAACAGATTCCCCAGTAAGTGCAGAAGTATCAAGAGTGGACTCTCCTTTTACAACAGTGGCGTCAAGTGGGACTCTTTCTCCTGGTTTTATTTCTATTGTTTCTCCTATTTGTACTTCATCAGGATCAACCTTTTGAGATTTATTATTCCTAATGACATTTGCATACTCAGGTTTTATGTCCATCATATCAGCAATAGATTTTCTTGATTTATTAATTGCATAACCTTGAAATAGTTCTCCAACTTCATAGAAAAGCATAACTGCAACAGCTTCTGGATATTCACCTATTAAAATAGCTCCTAATGTTGCAATTGTCATTAAAAATTTTTCATCAAGAAAATCTCCTTTTTCAACATTTTTAATAGCTCCTAAAACAGTATCTTTCCCAACTAAAATATAAGCTATTAGCATTAAAATAAGTTGTAAGGTTAGATTCACCTTAACTAATAATGCTATTACAAATAATATTGCAGAAATAACAATTATGACTTCTTTTTTCTTCTTCATTTTACACCAGCCATTCATCCTTTTACACTTAACAATAATTCAAATTTTTCTTGAAAGATTGTACTATGACATCCCTATAATGTTGAACAAGCATTTTGGAACTTGAGAAACATTATAGGATGTCAAAGTAACCAAGTATAATATTAGAAAGTTTAATTTATATTAATTTCAAGAAAAATTTTGGGGTTATTTATGCCTTTACCATATTTACATCAGGTTCAATCTCATTTACTAATTTTTTAACATTTGCTATAATTTCTTCAAAATTTTCATCAATACTTTCAAGTGTCATTTTAGTTGTCATAAAATTTATTACAACTGATTTTACACCTTCTAACTTTCCAACCTTTTCTTCAATTTTAGCTGCACAATGAGCACAATTTAATCCTTCTAACTTAAATACTTTTTTCATAACTATTCATCTCCTTTATCTTCTTGTATATGTATTAAACCTTGTTCAAAAATTTCTTTTACGTGATTATCTGACAAAGAATAGAGAACTTCTTTTCCAGCTCTCCTAAATTTTACTAAATCAGCATCTCTTAAAGCTCTTAATTGGTGAGACACTGCTGATTTTGTCATATTTAAAACATTTGCTATGTCACATACACACATCTCACTTACATCTAATGCCCAAAGTATCCTAATTCTTGTTCCATCTCCTATAACCTTAAAAAAATCAGATAAATCTCCAAGAATTTCATCTTCTGGGAATTTCTTTTTTACCTTATCAACCAGCTCTTGATTTACACTATCACAATCACAGGAGTTTACAATTTTTGTTGATTTCATAATTCACCTCTTTATTATCAATCAAATTTTTATAATAATTGATTACTTATTCAACTGTGCCTATATTATAATTGAATATATACTCAACTGTCAAGTGTTTTTTTATTTTTTTTATAAGAAATCAAAATAGAAAAATATGTTATAATACAAATAGAAAATATTTTCACATAAGGAGGGCTGTTATGAAAAGAATAGGAATAGGACTAAGTGATTTTAAACATCTAATAGAAGAAGATTTTTATTATTTTGACAAAACAAAATTCATAGATGAAATAATTAAAGATGGAGCACAGGTAAAATTATTCACAAGACCTAGAAGATTTGGAAAAACATTAAATATGTCTATGTTAAAATATTTCTTTGACATAAAAAAAGCAGAAGAAAATAGAAAACTATTTAAAAATTTATATATAGAAAAAACAGAAAATTTTAAAGAGCAAGGGCAATATCCAGTAATATTTTTATCATTAAAAGATTTAAAAGCAACAACTTGGGAAGAAATGGAAAGAAAAATAATTATTATACTTTCTGATTTTTTTTCTGAATATGAGTATTTATTAAATGAATTAACTGGAATTAGTTTTGAAAATTTAAAAAATATTATTTATAGAAAAGCAGATATAGATGAATTAACAACAACACTAAAATTTTTAACAAAAATTTTATATGAAAAATATAATAAAAAAGTAGTGGTATTGATAGATGAATATGATAGTCCATTGGTATCAGCTTATATAAATGGATATTATAAAAAAGCAAAAAATTTCTTTAAAACTTTTTATAGTATAGTGCTAAAGGATAATAACTATTTACAAATGGGAATTTTAACTGGAATAATAAGAGTAATAAAAGCAGGGATATTCTCAGACTTAA
This Fusobacterium animalis 7_1 DNA region includes the following protein-coding sequences:
- a CDS encoding cation transporter is translated as MKKVFKLEGLNCAHCAAKIEEKVGKLEGVKSVVINFMTTKMTLESIDENFEEIIANVKKLVNEIEPDVNMVKA
- a CDS encoding heavy metal translocating P-type ATPase, whose protein sequence is MKKKKEVIIVISAILFVIALLVKVNLTLQLILMLIAYILVGKDTVLGAIKNVEKGDFLDEKFLMTIATLGAILIGEYPEAVAVMLFYEVGELFQGYAINKSRKSIADMMDIKPEYANVIRNNKSQKVDPDEVQIGETIEIKPGERVPLDATVVKGESTLDTSALTGESVPVEVREGANILSGCININGLIIAEVTKEYFDSTVNKVLDLVENASAKKSKSERLITRFSKIYTPIVIGLAVLLAILPPIISGEYNFRVWIFRALSFLVVSCPCAFVISVPLSFFSGIGAASRAGVLIKGGNYLEALSKVDTVVFDKTGTLTKGVFNVQKVVVLDKNIDEDKFISLVAATESGSNHPISKSIQKYYNKEIDTNSINSIKEISGKGIEAVIDNRKILVGNEKLINIPKDISIDDIGTILYVEIDNKFAGYIVISDELKKDSKKTIKDLKDIGIKKTIMLTGDLEKVSKKVGKDLGLDEVYTNLLPQDKVSKFEEIIENKKSKGDVVFVGDGINDAPVLARADVGIAMGAMGSDAAIEAADVVIMTDEPSKIVTAIKSSKRTMKIAMQNITLAFGIKAIVLILSALGIADMWMAVFADTGVTILAVLNSFRALKIENN
- a CDS encoding ArsR/SmtB family transcription factor, with amino-acid sequence MKSTKIVNSCDCDSVNQELVDKVKKKFPEDEILGDLSDFFKVIGDGTRIRILWALDVSEMCVCDIANVLNMTKSAVSHQLRALRDADLVKFRRAGKEVLYSLSDNHVKEIFEQGLIHIQEDKGDE
- a CDS encoding YfcC family protein, producing MKRKNFEFPTAYTVLFLILILVTVLTHIIPAGKYDRLSYQQDTKEFVIEKYGNENITLEATQENLDKLDIKIDVNKFIDGTIKKPMAIPNTYVKLDGKSQGLEELIEAPISGIAESIDIIIFVLVLGGIVGIVNKTGTFSIAMKAISQKTKGREFSLVIISFIFFAAGGTIFGFWEETIPFYSILMPLFLINNFDPLVPMATIFLGSAVGCMFSTVNPFSTIIASNAAGISFNEGLRFRFVALIVFSIISLVYIYRYIKKIKENPEKSLVIEEQKEIKEKFLKDYSQENDVKFNWRKKIILFLFLFQFIVMIWGVSSLGWWFQEVAAMFFGVAIIIMLLSGLSEKEGVNGFISGASEVVGVALIIGLARAINIIMENGMISDTLLFYSSNVVAEMGKGFFAIVMLLVFAFLGIFIPSTSGLAVLSMPILAPLADTVGLSRAVVVDAFTWGQGIILFITPTGLIFVVLQIVGIPYNKWLKFVMPLLIIIAVLVIIILYVMSVFFR